From the Hippocampus zosterae strain Florida chromosome 13, ASM2543408v3, whole genome shotgun sequence genome, the window aaattgagagcttcgccctttggctcagctccttcttcaccacgacagaccgatacaacgtccgcatcacagcagacgctgcaccgatccgcctgtgtTATCCTGTGTTACTAAAAGCCGCTCTCCATACTGTCAAATCAGTCTGAGTGTAATGGGACATAAGCAGCACCTactaaagaaacaaacaaaaaaaactttgttcaTACATTTAATGTATAAATACGAGAGAAAGCAAAAGGTCTGGAATTTCAGGTTGCGCAGGTTGCGTGCCTTTTCCGTGGCGAGGTCAACAACCTTCAACTTGAAAGCTGCAGGGTTGGCAATATATTGAATTTTCAGCATGAGACTCTACGCAGAGCACATTCAAATATAGATCAGAATGGTTCAATACAGGTGCACTCGATTTTAAAAAGGTAAAAACAGAATTGACAAGAATGTGCGCAAATAAGCCACATGGGTTATAGCTCAGGAACTATTCATGCCTTATCGTCTTCGGGTTTCATAGCCCGCAGTTGGAACATGAGCCAGATTCATTAGAACTAAATGACACGAGAACTGCACCTCCACAGGGAAATGTAGCTCTTGGAATTAGAGTACTTCAGTGGTCTCTTCTGTATTCAAATCTGCTCCTTATTTTGGGTAGATATTGCGGATGGAGGGGCGGAACATTTTGCCAAGACTGTTTCTCACCTGAAGGAAAGGTAAACAATCtcagcatctctgctttttcacCAGGCAAGATTGTACCAAGCTACTGGTGTCGTAACGTGTGTTCTAAATGAAAGCATCCATTCTATTACCTTCATGCAGGAACCCTCAGATCCTGGTTGAATGTCTAACACCTGATTTTCGGGGCGACCTTGCAGCAGTGGAGAAGATCGCCTTGTCAGGTCTGGATGTATACGCGCACAACGTGGAGACAGTCCGTGAGCTGCAAAGGTACCGCGATGAGATGAACTTGATTGTGCACTTGCTACCTAATGCTCAATTTGACATGCCTCATACATACACTGTTTATTCAGGACTGATGCGCATTTTTGTCTGACAGCATATAAGttcattctttttcatttttaaaacctgTTTTTTAACAGCCGCTTAGTCATGGAGTTGTGCTTTACGTCTTTTAGTGCCAGAATAGATGAGTAGCGGATTGGGAGAGTGACAGCCTATATGACAATGACATTCAGATTTATTCCTTAAGTGGAGGCAAGAGAGGCGGACCCTGTGGAGTGAGATCTCCAGGGCACCTGAATACCGCAGAGAGCAAAACGGATCCAGGGCGGCATGTCCCAAGACAGTTTGTGACCCAATTAATGTACTTAATTTTACACAATAgaataaaatgcaacaaaactgaaaattatCAAACCAAAgttgtacaacaacaacaaaaaaatggggaaagaaaaaaatctcatgttGAGGATGCTCAATCTTTTGTAACAAAGgctaagaaaaaacaaatgactcCTTTGTCGTTATGTTGCAATTTTATGGCATCCATCATGACATTGCGCACATTGATGGTTTATATGTAGGAACGAgtgtggcaaaaaaagaaaagccgaaGAATATTTTGTGCAGCTATAAAGGTTGTTAATTTTGGGGTCAAATTCTGAGTTTATTTTAAGACCTATCAGtttaatattaattttttttaatgacttcaaAGTTGCCTTTTATAATTGTCCCTCCCCCTCTAATTCTAGGCATGTCCGAGATCCTCGAGCCAATTTTGACCAATCTCTGAGCGTTCTGAAGCACGCCAAAAAGGCCAATCCTGCTTTACTTACAAAGACATCCATCATGCTCGGATTGGGAGAGACTGACCAACAAATTCAAAACACACTGACTGGTACATTCACTGGGAAAATGCAGTATTTGGTATGACGTGATCGAAGGTCGTGACGCAGTTTTGGTGCTGTTGCAGAGCTGCGTGAAGTCGCAGTGGATTGTCTGACACTGGGACAATACATGCAACCCACGAAACGGCATTTAAAGGTAGGTGCGCTCCACAACATTTCAAATCACATTTGAATTCCTATCAACCACATCAATTTGTGTGCGGTCCTAGGTGGATGAATACATCACACCAGAGAAGTTTGCACACTGGGAGAAAGTTGGGAATGACATGGGCTTTGTCTACACTGCCAGTGGGCCGCTGGTTCGATCCTCCTACAAAGCAGGTGAGAACTGGCTCGGAAATGTTTCCGTTATACGGAGGCCAAATTATGATGGCATATTTTTGCTGGAAATTAATAATCATTGAGGTCATGATTAACACCGATGAATATTAAGCTATTTTTTGTAGCAAAAATATACTTGTGTATTTATACCGAATTAATTTAGCAATCATTTTTCTACCAAAAAAAGGTGcatttgccccccaccccctaattTTGTTGGCTGACTGTAAACAAGTAAAATACAAATTAGTGCTGCAAACAAATTGATTTGGTATCACTTTAAAATTAAACTATTTTACATATACATACCTTGTACGAAGGACCTGGCCTAATTTTAAGTAGCCTAAGCACttaagtttggacaccccaggGTGAGATGACCCTAACTACTTTGCCTTCCTCAATCTCCACAGGAGAGTTCTTCCTGAAAAATCTGCTGAAGCAGAAAAAAGCAGCAGCTGTTACGGCGGAATGAATAGTGACAAACCAGCAACCCTGTCTATAAACACAACTTGAAATCAGTGCCACGATGCATTACTTCAAGTCACAGTATAACACACAATACAGAATAGAAAGCATGTCTACACTCAAGTGAAGTAAACGAGGCCAAGGGGTGGGGTGAGGGTTTACATAAAAACTGGGACCATCTGTCATGGACGTTTGAGAGATGATTAAAGAGAAGGCGAGCAGGGACAGGCCAGCGGCTATCCAGATAACCACCGGAGTGTCGACTGTCCACGATGAGAACATTTTGCTGCTTATTTTGCCACTCCGGGGCCCCTTACTGTATTCTGTCTCCACTCTTCAGGGGCCCCTGGACCTTTTCTTTGTAAGAGGCACTTCAAGGTTTGCTACACCTGCTGTATGTGTGgttatttaaaatgacattgcgTTGGGATACCAATAATTATTTACTTGACCTGAGTAAATCAAAGTTAGCACTCAAATTTGTTATCACTAACACAAGTGCCACCTATTTCAGATGTCTACGTTTATAATACCATTGTACCATAAATTCAGTTTTTGATTAATTTAAAAACCTctgacacatttttggaattcaACAATCACATTCAGgacttgttgacattttattgcACTGACCTTTTCAGTCAGATACAGTGTGCACATACAGCATTAtgatttataaaaaatataggttttaaaaacatttggaatGTGGCTGTAAAAAGTACATACACTATGGCAAGACATGCTGAATTACATGAAAAACCGCTTGATAAATACTAGTGTATTCAataaaccatttgtgtgtttggaaaTGTTCAACCATAACTTGATTACATAGTCAAAATAATGAGCCTAAAGATTGAACTCGTCAGCCTATTATGGCAGAGTCATAAGTCACATGGCTTGTATGGCTTGCTTCAGATAATAAGGCAGGATTTGACAGAGTCCAATTCAAAGGTTGAGGGAGGAATGTGTTGCGTGCCAACAATTTTAGACTTTGGCTTTTTTGGCCGGAGGCTCGCTGGCCTCGATGCGAGCAGCAGCAGGGGTGTAGGGGATCCGCGTTGCCACTACTTTTTTTCCGATGGTCTCGATCTGCAGAGGGAGAAAACCAAAGATTTAGTTGAAGTTACAGTAGCAGCTCATGTTTTTAACAGCTGTATCTTTGGAAATGatggcacagtggtcgactgtttagcacgcccgcctcacagtgcagaggggcagGTTTCGATTCGGCTTCGGCTtccctgtggagtttgcatgttctccctgtgcctgcgtgggtttttgccGGGTagtctggcttcctcccacattccagaaacatgcatagcaggttaatggaatacactctaaattgattCTTGGTGTGGTTGTgaacgcgaatggttgttcatcattgcgtgtcctgcgattggttgacaaccagttcagggtgttccccgcctattgcccgaagacagctgggataggctccagcacacctgcgaatCTTGTAAGCACAAgcaaattggaaaatggatgtatgggtATTACATCGGGGGATGTTAATATTTGTCAGCTGTGGGCTTTTGGAGCCCTTCAGGAGACTTGTGAAGAGGGtgatttatatatgtataaatttTACTTGACATCAAACAGTTGGACATGTCGATTCAAAAGTTAAGAGAAATCAAATGAAGCTCACCTGTAATCGTTATATGGCATATTTTGACATAATGATTTTATGATAGTGACAGTTTAGAATTGGATGATTTCCATGGAGTGTGCTGAACCTCAGAGGGTGTACTGCATTCAATCATGCTCATGCAGCAGTGCCTGACTTGTTTCTTACCTGGAAGCCGATGTCCTGGAGGTGTACGTGAAGGTGGTCCAACACTCTGCGACCGTCAAATATAAAGGCCGGCTTCAGCATCTTTTTGTAAATCTTCTCATAGTCCAGCTCCTTTAGTGAAATGAGAAGGgtgacatttttaaacatttttaatgaccAGTATAGgcagcaagtaaaaaaaaaaaaaaaaaaaaagattactgaCCTTAAACATGTCCCACTCGGTACAGATGACTAAAGCATGTGCGCTCTGGCAAGCCTCGTAAGGGTCAGTGGTCACAGTCACCAGCTCTGAAACTGAGTCAGCATTAGTTATTACAGTAATGTATATTTATGAGCGAACATATTGCTGTAAGCAGAAGGACAGAATTGATATCATTAGATCCCATAATTACAATTAAAGGAGATAATCTATTGTGCAGTGCATTTTAGCAGACACCAAAGTCACACGTTGCATACACTTTTACCTCTTTCTGGCTTGTCTTCTGAGATACTGGGATGAGATAAGTCCTGAATGATTTGCCCTTTAAGAACTTTGGGGTCGTAGATGAATAGTTTGGCCCCTTCATCCATCagatatttggaaatgtaaataCTGGATGATTCTCtgaggtcacacacacacacaacaggaaGTGATCAGAGAAGGTGGCAGTAGAATCTTGTACTTCCAAAGTTAATATGTGTTGAGGCTGAAAGAACCAGTTTTCTCCAAACACCGACGTACAATAGCAAGTTTATGATTAACGCATGAACATATACAAGGGCGTGGGTAGGGAACTGACCTTGTGTCACCTGTGTCTTTTTTGAAAGAGAACCCGAGCAGAGCAATTTTTTTGCCTGTCACTGTGTTGAAGAGGCAGTCGATGATCCTGCAGGCAAACCGCCGCCTTTGGTACTCATTCATATCTATCACCTGATGGGATAGGGGGGATAAGAATAAAATTACTTCCACAAGGCATAAAGAGCATACAATTAGAACTTTGCTGTCCTCACCTGTTGCCAGTAGGAGGCCACCTCTGGCAGGTTGAGGGCCTCACAAAGATACACCAGATTGAGCACATCCTTCTGGAAACAGCTTCCACCAAAACCTGGAGGATACAAGATGTGTACAATGAGGCTTTATAATTGCAACAATCTAATTGGTCGCATTATTTCTTCCAATTTGGAAAATTGTTCCCACATTTGAAGAAGGTCAAAGTCAGCCCATGTCACAGAACCCGGAACAAATTCCAAGAGACCTTACAGCAGATCTGTGGCCCATTTTTAATCACAGGTCATAATTGTTTTTATGGCTTTTCATCAGAAAGCCTTTATGACTGTAAACCCAGCTCCGTTTATTATCGTATataaacaacaaattgatggataaataGTTTGAAAATCAGAGGTCAAGGTTCAGCTATTGTTCAATGTGGTTCAAAAAGTGGTTTCCTATTCAGTGTTGAAGACACgccaataaaaaagtaaaacgtGATGCTCGGCATGGTGATGGTTGGACCTCAAACATTTCCTGAGACTCGCCTGTGAATTTTACGCTTCCACAAAACCGCCAAATTTTCTTACATTTCATGTTTCAAAAAGTTCATGGCTCAGCCTCTCTTACCCACGCTGGCTTTGAGAAATTTGCTGCCAATTCGCTGGTCCATGCCAATGGCCGTGGCGACCTCCTCCACATCAGCCCCGGTAGCCTCACACAGCGCGCTGATACTGTTGATGCTGCTGATTCGCTGTGCCAGGAATGCATTGGCTGCCTGCATACACCAAGTTATTTGAAGGTGATACAAAACGGTAAATAAGCAGCAGCTCTTATCAAGATTCtaaggtggaggagaatgtgaaCCAGCATCTATCACTATTCACTACAATTCCAGACTTTCTGTCAGGAATGCAGGAGCACAGTTTCAAAACACAAATCTCAGAACTGTGAGTCACATATATTTACCACTCACTACCACGCTATATCCCACTTTAATCCgatcattattatcatttctAATTATTATTTACCCACCAGTTTGGACAGCTCTGACGACCACGTGTTGGTGGTGATGATTTTGGCCTTGGGCACCCAGTTTTCATACACGGCACATAACGCTTCGACTGCTTTTTGACCCTCCGCCGTTTCATCTCCACCAATCAGGACACGGTCAGGCTCCTTCAGATTCTTCACTGCCGTTCCCTCTGCAAGGAACTCTGGGTTGGACAGCACCTAAAGCAGAGGTGTATCGTGAGAACATAGGAGAGCAGAAGACCAACTtgcaacaataataaatacGAATAATACACACATGTAGATTGAGGCTTGGCT encodes:
- the ugdh gene encoding UDP-glucose 6-dehydrogenase, which encodes MFKIKRICCIGAGYVGGPTCSVIAQMCPEITVTVVDINDSRIKAWNSDTLPIYEPGLKDVVESCRGRNLFFSTDIDSAIRDADLVFISVNTPTKTYGMGKGRAADLKFIEACARRIVEVSDGYKIVTEKSTVPVRAAESIRRIFDANTKPSLNLHVLSNPEFLAEGTAVKNLKEPDRVLIGGDETAEGQKAVEALCAVYENWVPKAKIITTNTWSSELSKLAANAFLAQRISSINSISALCEATGADVEEVATAIGMDQRIGSKFLKASVGFGGSCFQKDVLNLVYLCEALNLPEVASYWQQVIDMNEYQRRRFACRIIDCLFNTVTGKKIALLGFSFKKDTGDTRESSSIYISKYLMDEGAKLFIYDPKVLKGQIIQDLSHPSISEDKPERVSELVTVTTDPYEACQSAHALVICTEWDMFKELDYEKIYKKMLKPAFIFDGRRVLDHLHVHLQDIGFQIETIGKKVVATRIPYTPAAARIEASEPPAKKAKV